The Neospora caninum Liverpool complete genome, chromosome X genome includes a region encoding these proteins:
- a CDS encoding putative TLD domain-containing protein, with amino-acid sequence MFAFPCDRLTDTVSAPPEVWFSASPLVGASPRGGRRPRAEATSPQGTDASGIAAQRREEPNKAACAGKPDADLAAAFAASQASLPVSPSPHGGLQALCTSPLLPATSPVSSIYLQSPLVSLPPPAGAAAAAALALGAFPVIAQSTVDGVLLFPAYAPPPWVQVFELGRWRFGDADDRQGWTTKNMRFVLENRLYPFPAGDEPGTRTSGTAGKAKEALQLGPGATDAAADATPAVRPSGVHGEQLPSGASGENVEPSSPARDSTAAGSARPVVVVEYGASPPSAASLEAAVAGLLEYFHGDKSGISGLLGGERERRHSFSVSPRHTAAHAGVGASPVVSGLFALGSPLMRRRSSSNISVVLSDQRGEGGASVGASAPPAFLCPSAEVVHGALKLAIRFGVPDGLKKTVWLVANNAWEFLKGHEHLYKNALQQTFGDRVPATLKGKCPTFSAGVLGLQEDISGKQTRLKDFEFETDTPLAAWRARMGPSEAEAPTGRGEFFADITESTADLLKSWFAPTPRTGPTGREGGADGPSGDGSAGYHFATAPATPRWLSLLKGRRQKVGSNPLGQTIRDDLNFWPAPPSPSAEQSLRGSGSADGAGDSGAALAGDSGAALARDSGVAGETSRGTAAGVALLHGLGSFKSSEMYGERERGLATETRDRGRDLQKIDEDRAPMHVSASPGGPRGRSAGCEGNTDGTATGVEVGEPEAEDSARMAHQRSPAWHGRTEADVEALQQARQRGRDFLVARSKLFLDYMKTRPEPANGDDSFDVEKQSSLAKELFGRRDSTEVQDFRRYMRETHHRHMRHAERMRRARERSRERLTSSFALSSVSNYLAATGDAPGPAPRRFNTASSLDSADSFALRSPAGASWTLDGGMSQDSMALNGMRAAYSDYNLLTAHAAARQQQAAAVAAAHRQPSPEKTGRAGSKKRTKLKLPWMAAAWPEGVNKGRAGEREDEARLAETPRTALESGHFDGPGGVDGGLGEPAKSAWGAGMHTPEREKRTLFGRKKKDCGRGKYPVSAAEPAGSAQGDGGPGEGPTLCRAASSPTSAPLGFDPLVSVAKEAPPAASLPSRLPWRRSGTGSVEGYGATGSGGKPISGGSGPLGGKKRDARGGASKSGDLRGAGGKSAAWLEVRQPLGSAPASQEEGKEVDAAMVAKDKVCLPAPGAVDRQEAHPAAPGGVSAGSADRDGMSRWALQLSSGETEASKAGAPMSPQGKRDPFAWSEKDERDRLAAGTALAADLRASAYASSAFLDAHRADETPGKKKKNFGFFRRLFFHPNPFGYASRRVTTDEAAPEGDREPAGARRGTPSLAGAPNSSFAAEAWPRRVSEAEEEGEASRGEGPEADTPSQLSLDAGDASARARKPAQSRPGNGILASCACCCAANADAGRPVGPPLSAQLVAREGPSEILSRGFSRVIQKSGERSGSETTAWQGSLQGASREHGEKRGDGPDEAAFELPPSACFCPGADGRHGVEGARLSASSTHSTRLCPSASVSSLALLGRAPLHGQPCREGWASSPASPTAFRRPAEAARSPSRWGESAAEPGRLKSKEKPEKRHRLLMGLRRHKKTGAKTEGLPQQLPADADGQVSAFSTDPWAALGEAPAAEASQQTHRLLPLSPLLSACGPLTHPPSPSFHSGLAGALVPTSPLWRAMHLPGAGAGAPDHGAEYRRQLKKADVYEVEDVTDFHLLLTEKGKEKARRLLWCLNALHGAVEFCPVLPPLTCVLLLYFDEDVAYVILHCLLKKAVQRERSSNDSPFMPVKRKDFVRFVKLITATIAQRLPRLYTHLRSLTIDVAAWVARGVQDGFARMLPFDFVLRIYGAFLFEGANVFFRHCVALLKLLEPSLLNCTDHEAAEDVLYNCGDDPAVTLHGLSKTAFRYKLRVEVPFHKQTAEFPTPYLMTTRMRQFHRPRLRDESRILQPQHWEAIWGWVPETARILVPTLEYSSDSHGMSITAMLQRLTPFLRSPMLLVISTREGGILGCFSPFPFRYDAKAAASDAPLDISFVYQLQPEEQAYWWTGANQIFMNVTHKHIIIGGNDIAIFIDEDLRKGQSRKSASFDSAKLVKDEMGDFLISLLEIWILREE; translated from the exons ATGTTTGCGTTCCCGTGTG ACCGCTTGACAGAcactgtctctgcgcctcccgaGGTTTGGTTCTCGGCGTCGCCACTCGTGGGCGCGTCGCCCCGTGGCgggcgtcgccctcgcgcagAAGCGACGTCTCCCCAGGGGACCGACGCGTCCGGGATcgcggcgcagcggcgagaagagccgaaCAAGGCTGCGTGCGCTGGGAAGCCCGACGCCGACCTCGCTGCCGCGTTCGCGGCTTCGCAGGCGAGTctgccggtgtctccgtcgccccaTGGAGGTCTGCAGGCCTTGTGCACGTCGCCGCTCCTGCCGGCgacgtcgcctgtctcctcaaTCTATTTGCAGTCGCCGCtcgtctcgctgcctccgccggCAGGggccgcggcggcggcggcgctcgctCTCGGGGCGTTCCCCGTCATTGCGCAGAGCACCGTGGACGGagtcctcctcttcccggcgtacgcgccgccgccctgGGTGCAGGTTTTCGAGCTCGGTCGCTGGCGGTTCGGCGACGCCGACGACCGCCAGGGTTGGACAACCAAGAACATGCGCTTCGTGCTGGAAAACCGACTGTACCCCTTCCCTGCGGGCGACGAGCCGGGGACGAGAACGAGCGGAACCGCTGGGAAGGCCAAGGAGGCGCTACAACTCGGCCCCGGAGCGACCGACGCGGCCGCCGACGCGACGCCTGCCGTGCGGCCCTCGGGCGTTCACGGAGAGCAGTTGCCGAGCGGCGCCAGCGGGGAGAACGTGGAGCCGAGCTCTCCTGCCCGCGACTCCACAGCGGCCGGATCTGCGCGCCCGGTCGTCGTCGTTGAGTACGGGGCCTCGCCGCCGAGTGCTGCGAGCCTCGAGGCGGCAGTCGCGGGGCTGCTCGAGTATTTCCACGGAGACAAGTCGGGCATAAGCGGTCTGCTGGGGGGCGAGCGGGAGCGTCGACACTCCTTCTCCGTCAGCCCGCGCCACaccgccgcgcatgcaggcgtcgGCGCGAGCCCCGTGGTGTCGGGTCTGTTCGCGCTCGGGAGTCCCCTCATGCGGCGCCGCAGCTCCAGCAACATcagcgtcgtcctctcggaccagcgcggcgagggcggcgcgagTGTGGGGGCGAGCGCGCCGCCGGCCTTCTTGTGCCCGAGCGCGGAGGTCGTGCACGGGGCGCTGAAGCTCGCCATCCGGTTCGGCGTGCCCGACGGGCTGAAGAAGACCGTCTGGCTCGTGGCGAACAACGCCTGGGAGTTCCTCAAGGGCCACGAACACCTCTACAAGAACGCGCTGCAGCAGACCTTTGGCGACAGGGTCCCTGCGACGCTCAAGGGAAAGTGTCCGACGTTTTCCGCGGGTGTCCTCGGGCTCCAGGAAGACATCTCCGGGAAGCAGACGCGGTTAAAGGACTTTGAGTTCGAGACGGACACACCCCTCGCGGCCTGGCGCGCCCGGATGGGCCCCAGcgaagccgaggcgccgACCGGTCGAGGCGAGTTCTTCGCCGATATCACCGAGTCGACTGCCGACCTCTTGAAGAGCTGGTTCGCCCCCACGCCGCGAACCGGCCCCACCggccgcgagggcggcgcggacGGGCCCTCTGGCGACGGGTCCGCCGGGTACCACTTTGCGACCGCGCCCGCCACGCCGCGCTGGCTGTCGCTGCtcaagggaaggagacagaaagtcGGGAGCAATCCTCTCGGCCAGACGATTCGGGACGACTTGAATTTCTGGCCGGCCCCGCCGAGTCCCTCCGCGGAGCAAAGTCTCCGCGGGTCGGGGAGTGCGgacggcgccggagacagcggcgccgccctcgccggagacagcggcgccgccctcgccagagacagcggcgtcGCGGGAGAGACATCCCGCGGGACCGCGGCCGGAGTCGCGCTGCTCCACGGCCTGGGCAGCTTCAAGAGCAGCGAGATGTacggcgagagggagcgCGGCCTCGCGACGGAGACCAGAGATCGAGGCCGAGACCTCCAGAAGATCGACGAAGACCGAGCCCCGATGCACGTATCGGCGTCGCCCGGGGGCCCTCGGGGGCGCAGCGCCGGCTGCGAAGGCAACACGGATGGAACTGCGACGGGAGTGGAGGTCGGCGAGCCGGAGGCCGAAGACTCGGCGAGGATGGCGCACCAGCGGTCGCCGGCGTGGCACGGCCGCACGGAAGCCGATGTCGAGGCCTTGCAGCAGGCCAGGCAGCGGGGCCGGGATTTTTTGGTGGCGCGCAGCAAGCTGTTTCTCGACTACATGAAGACCCGGCCGGAACCGGCGAACGGGGACGACTCGTTCGACGTCGAGAAGCAGTCGTCGCTGGCGAAGGAGTTGTTTGGGCGCCGCGACAGCACCGAGGTCCAAGACTTTCGGCGGTACATGCGCGAGACCCACCATCGCCACATGCGGCACGCcgagcgcatgcggcgcgcTCGGGAGCGATCCAGAGAGCGCCTGACGAgctccttcgccctctcctcgGTGTCCAACTACCTGGCGGCCACGGGCGACGCGCCAGGTccggcgccgcggcgcttcaacacggcctcgtcgctcgaCTCGGCGGACTCCTTTGCGTTGCGCAGCCCGGCCGGCGCCTCGTGGACGCTGGACGGCGGCATGTCCCAAGACTCCATGGCCCTTAACGGGATGCGCGCCGCGTACTCGGACTACAACTTGCTCACGGCGCACGCGGCAGCTCGCCAGCAGCAGGCGGCGGCAGTGGCGGCGGCGCACCGGCAGCCGAGCCCGGAGAAGACCGGCAGGGCGGGTAGCAAGAAGAGGACCAAACTGAAGCTGCCTTGGATGGCTGCGGCCTGGCCCGAGGGCGTGAACAAGGGCCGAGCTGGCGagcgggaagacgaggcgcgccTGGCTGAGACGCCCCGGACTGCCTTGGAGTCGGGTCATTTCGATGGTCCAGGGGGCGTGGACGGAGGCTTGGGCGAGCCTGCGAAGAGCGCGTGGGGCGCCGGTATGCACACcccggagcgagagaagaggacgctGTTTggccggaagaagaaagactgCGGTCGGGGGAAATACCCAGTCTCGGCCGCCGAGCCGGCCGGAAGCGCccagggagacggcgggcCGGGGGAGGGCCCGACGCTGTGTCGAGCAGCCTCGTCCCCGACCTCTGCGCCACTCGGCTTCGATCCTCTGGTGAGCGTGGCCAAAGAGGCACCGCCGGCCGCTTCGCTCCCGAGTCGTCTCCCGTGGCGACGCAGCGGAACTGGCTCGGTCGAGGGCTACGGCGCGACGGGCTCGGGGGGAAAGCCCATTTCCGGCGGGTCTGGGCCGCTgggcgggaagaagcgagacgctcgGGGCGGCGCGAGCAAAAGCGGCGACCTGCGCGGCGCGGGCGGGAAGAGCGCCGCGTGGCTCGAAGTGCGACAGCCGCTGGGCTCTGCTCCGGCCTCGCAGGAGGAAGGCAAGGAGGTGGATGCCGCCATGGTTGCCAAGGACAAGGTCTGCCTGCCTGCGCCCGGTGCGGTGGACCGCCAAGAGGCTCACCCGGCCGCGCCAGGAGGCGTCTCGGCCGGAAGTGCGGACCGGGACGGGATGTCGCGCTGGGCACTCCAGCTGAGCAGCGGCGAGACCGAGGCGAGCAAGGCGGGCGCCCCGATGTCTCCGCAGGGGAAGCGAGACCCGTTTGCatggagcgagaaggacgagagagaccggTTGGCGGCCGGGACGGCGCTCGCGGCCGACCTCCGGGCGAGTGCGTACGCGTCCTCGGCGTTCTTGGACGCCCACCGCGCTGACGAGACcccggggaagaagaagaagaattTCGGTTTCTTCCGGCGACTGTTTTTCCACCCGAACCCCTTTGGCTACGCGAGTCGGCGCGTAACGACCGACGAGGCCGCCCCCgagggcgacagagagcctgctggcgcgaggcgcgggaCACCGTCGCTCGCGGGAGCCCCGAACTCTTCGTTCGCCGCGGAAGCGTGGCCGAGGCGGGTCTctgaggccgaggaagagggcgaggcgagccgcGGCGAGGGCCCGGAGGCGGACACGCCCTCGCAGCTGTCGCTGGACGCAGGGGACGCCTCGGCGCGCGCCAGGAAGCCGGCGCAGTCGCGGCCCGGAAACGGGATTCTCGCGTCCTGCGCGTGCTGTTGCGCGGCCAATGCGGACGCCGGCCGGCCAGTTGGGCCTCCGTTGAGCGCGCAACTCGTGGCGCGTGAAGGCCCCAGCGAAATCTTGAGTCGCGGGTTTTCCCGAGTGATCCAGAAGAGTGGTGAACGCAGCGGATCTGAGACTACGGCCTGGCAAGGGAGCCTGCAGGGCGCGTCGCGCGAGCACGGGGAGAAGCGCGGCGACGGACCGGACGAGGCGGCGTTCGAGCTGCCGCCGTCTGCATGCTTCTGCCCGGGGGCGGACGGCCGACACGGGGTGGAGGGCGCACgtctttccgcctcgtccacgCACTCGACGAGGCTCTGTCCCTCCgcgtccgtttcctcgttgGCGCTGCTGGGGCGCGCACCCTTGCACGGCCAGCCCTGCCGGGAGGGCTGGGCCTCGAGTCCTGCGAGTCCGACGGCGTTTCGGCGCcccgcggaggcggcgcggtcGCCGAGTCGGTGGGGCGAGAGTGCTGCGGAGCCTGGCCGGTtgaagagcaaagagaaaccGGAGAAACGACACCGCCTCCTGATGGggctgcggagacacaaGAAGACTggagcgaagacggaaggGCTCCCACAGCAGTTGCCGGCGGACGCGGACGGCCAggtctctgcgttctcgaCGGACCCGTGGGCGGCTCTGGGCGAGGCGCccgcggcggaggcgagtcAGCAGACCcatcgtctccttccgctgtcgccgctttTGTCTGCCTGCGGCCCCCTGACGCatccgccgtcgccctcgttcCATTCGGGCCTTGCGGGCGCGCTCGTCCCGACTTCGCCCCTCTGGCGGGCCATGCACCTTCcgggcgccggcgccgggGCGCCCGACCACGGCGCGGAGTATCGGCGCcagctgaagaaggcggacGTCTACGAGGTTGAAGACGTGACCGACTTTCACTTGCTGCTCacggagaaaggcaaggAGAAGGCACGGCGCCTGCTTTGGTGTCTGAACGCGCTGCACGGCGCAGTCGAGTTCTGCCCCGTTTTGCCGCCGCTGACCTGCGTGCTGCTGCTTTACTTTGACGAAGACGTCGCGTACGTGATTCTCCACTGCTTGCTGAAGAAGGCCGTGCAACGCGAACGAAGCAGCAACGACTCGCCGTTCATGCCCGTCAAGCGCAAAGACTTTGTCCGATTCGTCAAACTCATCACGGCCACGATCGCCcagcgcctgccgcgcctgTACACCCACCTGCGCTCGCTGACGATCGACGTCGCTGCCTGGGTCGCGCGCGGCGTCCAAGACGGTTTCGCTAGGATGCTGCCGTTCGACTTCGTCCTCCGGATCTACGGCGCGTTTTTGTTCGAGGGCGCAAATGTGTTCTTCAGACACTGCGTCGCCCTCCTCAAGCTCCTCGAGCCGTCGCTCCTGAACTGCACAGACCACGAAGCGGCGGAAGACGTCCTCTACAACTGCGGAGACGATCCCGCCGTCACGCTCCACGGCCTCTCCAAGACGGCCTTCCGTTACAAACTCCGCGTTGAAGTCCCCTTCCACAAGCAAACTGCTGAGTTCCCCACTCCGTACTTGATGACTACCCGCATG CGCCAGTTTCAccgcccgcgtctccgcgacGAATCGCGAATTCTCCAACCCCAACACTGGGAAGCTATCTGGGGCTGGGTCCCTGAAACTGCCCGCATTCTC GTGCCGACGTTGGAGTATTCGAGCGACAGCCACGGAATGAGCATCACTGCCATGTTACAACGCCTCACACCCTTTTTGCGGTCTCCAATGCTCCTTGTCATCTCCACCCGGGAGGGGGGGATTCTCGGCTGCTTCAGTCCGTTTCCTTTCAGATACGACGCCAAAGCCGCCGCCa GTGACGCTCCCTTGGATATTTCCTTCGTTTATCAGTTGCAGCCTGAAGAGCAGGCGTATTGGTGGACCGGTGCAAATCAGATCTTCATGAACGTCACGCACAAACATATCATCATTGGCGGCAACGA CATCGCAATCTTCATCGACGAGGACCTACGGAAAGGTCAGAGCAGGAAGTCTGCCTCTTTCGATTCGGCGAAGCTCGTGAAGGACGAGATGGGCGACTTCCTCATCTCCCTCCTCGAGATCTGGATCCTGCGCGAGGAATAG
- a CDS encoding DEHA2F08492p, related, whose translation MAPSTNQRSIEARERKAAAAAEAARIKLEEAERKKWEDNDKSLARKAERKATAQQKAEERLQHRAELRRLAAEEDAAAARNTQKKAPPPKLTRAQIQQRALLAAAQKKKAEEEEAKGSPAEMELQPNINHIIRQQTLQAREAGIEFMTATSIDEALAAMSLSEGADRHPERRMKAAYKAYEETWLPRLKAENPSLKRSQLIEMLSKQWRKAPENPMNQAALAAASSPSSVTP comes from the exons ATGGCGCCTTCCACGAACCAGCGATCCATAGAAGCCCGCGAGCGGAAGGCTGCTGCGGCAGCTGAAGCCGCCCGCATCAAActcgaggaggcggagagaaaaaagtgggAAGACAATGACAAGAGCTTGGCGAGAAAGGCTGAAAGAAAG GCGACAGCTCAACAGAAAGCTGAGGAGCGTTTACAGCACAGAGCGGAGCTGCGCCGCCTTGCTGCTGAGGAAGATGCTGCGGCCGCGCGGAACACACAGAAGAAG gcgcctccgcccAAGTTGACTCGCGCCCAGATTCAGCAGCGGGCCCTGCTAGCGGCGGctcagaagaagaaagcggaagag gaggaggcgaaaggaTCCCCAGCAGAAATGGAACTGCAACCCAACATCAATCACATTATTCGACAGCAGACTCTCCAGGCACGCGAGGCGGGTATCGAGTTCATGACCG CGACTTCGAtcgacgaggcgctggcCGCGATGTCGCTGAGTGAAGGGGCGGATCGGCATCCGGAGAGGAGAATGAAGGCG GCCTACAAGGCCTACGAGGAAACGTGGTTACCGCGACTGAAGGCCGAGAATCCGTCTCTGAAGCGGTCTCAACTGATAGAGATGCTTTCCAAACAG TGGAGGAAGGCACCAGAGAATCCAATGAACCAAGCCGCTTTGGCAGcagcctcgtcgccgtcatCTGTGACGCCTTGA